In the genome of Williamwhitmania taraxaci, one region contains:
- a CDS encoding HlyD family secretion protein — protein sequence MEKSKDINLRSEEINDLLGTPPRWIIRGGIGVVFVVVLTIIVGSAFFQYPEIITAPVVVSTENPPSMVVARIGGKLSGLLVADGATVSKGDTLAMIQNSASLTDIGILQKRMLVAASAVDRYDTLLLPREEVFLHLGEVQSPYATFTRSVADYRLFLRQDFHHKKMTALQKEQKEYRVYCTRLQSQLRLMERDLKISQNQFRRDSVLFTQQNIAALDYERAEQALLAKRSGLEQSKVSVSNASITLAKLEQEQLELSMTFSEQDAKLKSDLRLAYEQLVTLLSAWEQQYLLKAATSGKMSYIKVWSLSQEVKAGESVFAVVAENPGNPVGRIELPAQGAGKVKEGQSVNIKLDGYPFMEYGLLTGRVRLVSVAPSEGKYTVVVELPKALETSYHKKVNLRGELSGIADISTEEASLLQRLLYPVRYLFRMQS from the coding sequence GTGGAAAAGTCAAAAGATATAAATTTACGTTCCGAAGAAATAAACGACCTACTTGGAACCCCACCGCGCTGGATTATTAGAGGCGGGATTGGGGTAGTGTTTGTGGTTGTGCTTACGATTATTGTGGGAAGCGCATTTTTTCAGTACCCCGAGATTATTACCGCACCAGTGGTGGTGTCCACCGAAAACCCGCCCTCCATGGTGGTGGCGCGGATTGGCGGAAAGCTGTCGGGACTTCTTGTGGCCGATGGTGCTACAGTTTCGAAGGGTGATACCTTAGCAATGATTCAAAACTCCGCTTCACTAACCGACATTGGAATCCTTCAAAAGCGGATGTTGGTTGCGGCCAGTGCGGTTGATCGCTATGATACCCTTTTGCTGCCTCGTGAGGAGGTCTTTTTGCATCTTGGCGAAGTTCAATCTCCCTACGCTACGTTTACTCGGTCGGTAGCCGATTATCGACTCTTTCTACGGCAAGATTTCCATCACAAGAAAATGACCGCTCTGCAAAAAGAGCAGAAGGAGTATCGGGTATACTGCACCCGGCTCCAGTCGCAGCTTCGCCTAATGGAGCGTGATCTTAAGATTTCACAAAACCAGTTTAGGCGCGATTCGGTTCTCTTTACTCAACAGAATATAGCCGCTTTAGATTACGAGCGCGCCGAGCAAGCACTCCTTGCAAAGCGATCGGGATTGGAACAGTCGAAGGTTTCTGTATCCAACGCTAGTATTACCCTCGCTAAGTTGGAGCAGGAACAGCTGGAACTGAGCATGACTTTTTCTGAGCAGGACGCCAAACTAAAGAGCGATTTACGATTAGCCTATGAACAATTGGTGACATTGCTTTCGGCGTGGGAACAGCAGTATCTTCTAAAGGCTGCCACTTCTGGGAAAATGAGTTATATAAAGGTGTGGAGTTTGTCGCAGGAGGTTAAGGCTGGCGAATCCGTTTTTGCTGTGGTTGCAGAAAATCCAGGTAATCCGGTTGGTCGTATCGAACTTCCGGCCCAAGGAGCTGGCAAGGTAAAGGAGGGACAGTCAGTAAATATTAAGCTCGACGGTTATCCTTTTATGGAGTATGGTCTTCTCACCGGACGGGTTAGGTTGGTTTCGGTTGCTCCCAGCGAGGGTAAGTATACCGTGGTAGTTGAGTTACCCAAAGCGTTAGAAACCTCTTATCATAAAAAGGTAAATCTTCGGGGTGAACTCTCTGGTATCGCGGACATTTCTACCGAAGAGGCTAGCCTACTGCAGCGGTTGCTTTATCCTGTTCGGTATCTTTTTCGCATGCAGTCCTAA